From the genome of Sphingobium sp. JS3065, one region includes:
- a CDS encoding carboxymuconolactone decarboxylase family protein — MTNEVTEKGRLIFGELMGEGAADAMGHVLANRGFGGDLAEMACQFAFASVWGRDGLERKQRSLVTLGVLIAQRQTAELKNHVRIALNNGLTVRELEEALIQATPYVGFPAIASATTAIVEVLHERGIATDTKTFEERGLL; from the coding sequence GTGACGAACGAAGTAACCGAGAAGGGACGTCTGATCTTTGGGGAACTGATGGGCGAAGGCGCCGCCGACGCGATGGGCCATGTGCTTGCCAATCGCGGATTCGGCGGGGATCTGGCCGAAATGGCCTGCCAGTTCGCCTTCGCCTCTGTCTGGGGACGCGACGGGCTGGAGCGCAAGCAGCGCAGCCTCGTCACTTTGGGCGTTCTGATCGCCCAGCGCCAGACCGCCGAGCTCAAGAACCATGTGCGCATTGCGCTCAACAATGGCCTGACCGTTCGGGAACTAGAAGAAGCGCTGATCCAGGCCACGCCCTATGTCGGATTTCCGGCCATCGCATCGGCGACGACCGCTATCGTAGAGGTTCTGCACGAGCGGGGCATCGCCACCGACACCAAAACCTTCGAGGAACGCGGCCTGCTCTGA
- a CDS encoding AMP-binding protein — protein MGHGSRFFSGLEISLDHTIPQIVAHAAARYGEKPFCIAEDGTVTSFAGFAARVASFGAELLDMGVRKGDRVAMLAPNSVEWIVAATAVMSIGAIMVPINTRFKGPEIRYVLEKARTCLVCTVGRFLGVDYPAMIIAAAGGPGEGRPAADLPHLLKIVELDAPGFALADVSDSARAAFAAAAAAVEPDTTADILFTSGTTGSPKGAMHSHAQGLWMAGLWNESNELTDADRMAVVNPFFHSFGYRSGWMSALTAGMTIYPLATFDAGAMLEMIERERISQLSGAPTIFYSLLQHPDFEKRDISSLRSGHTGGAKTPPDIIRAGYERLGFDIFLTSFGQTEATAMIATNRAGDPIEAIVSTVGRPIPMEEWRIVDEQGKDMPQGESGELLIRGPNVMQGYFEDPEQTAATIDADGWLHTGDVAAMDEEGRLRILDRIKDIVIVGGFNAYPVEIEIMLGQHPAIAEAAVIGLPDERMGEVTAACIVPKPGQALTLAELTEWARERMANYKVPRHLFVLDEMPRTPLGKIQKFELRKMAESRRT, from the coding sequence ATGGGCCATGGTTCGCGTTTTTTTTCAGGGCTGGAGATCAGCCTGGACCACACGATTCCACAGATCGTGGCTCATGCCGCCGCCCGCTATGGCGAAAAGCCCTTCTGCATTGCCGAGGACGGCACGGTTACATCCTTTGCGGGCTTCGCCGCCAGAGTCGCGAGCTTCGGCGCCGAACTGCTGGACATGGGCGTGCGCAAGGGCGATCGAGTCGCCATGCTGGCGCCGAACAGCGTCGAGTGGATCGTGGCCGCCACCGCAGTGATGAGCATCGGCGCGATCATGGTTCCCATCAACACCCGGTTCAAGGGGCCGGAAATCCGCTATGTGCTTGAAAAGGCGCGCACCTGCCTGGTCTGCACCGTGGGGCGGTTTCTGGGGGTCGATTATCCCGCGATGATCATCGCGGCGGCCGGCGGTCCGGGGGAAGGGCGCCCGGCGGCGGACCTGCCGCATTTGCTCAAGATCGTCGAGCTGGACGCGCCGGGCTTCGCGCTGGCTGATGTTTCCGACAGCGCCCGCGCGGCCTTTGCCGCGGCGGCGGCGGCGGTGGAACCCGACACGACGGCGGATATATTGTTCACCAGCGGCACGACCGGCAGCCCCAAGGGCGCGATGCACAGCCACGCGCAGGGTCTGTGGATGGCGGGCCTGTGGAATGAGTCCAATGAACTGACCGATGCGGACCGGATGGCCGTGGTCAATCCCTTCTTCCATTCCTTCGGCTATCGGTCCGGCTGGATGTCCGCGCTCACCGCTGGCATGACAATATATCCGCTGGCCACCTTTGACGCGGGCGCGATGCTTGAAATGATCGAGCGCGAGCGCATATCGCAACTGTCGGGCGCGCCGACCATTTTCTATTCCCTGTTGCAGCATCCCGATTTTGAAAAGCGCGACATTTCCTCGCTGCGCAGCGGCCATACCGGGGGCGCCAAGACGCCGCCCGACATCATCCGCGCAGGGTATGAGCGACTGGGCTTCGACATCTTCCTCACCAGTTTCGGCCAGACCGAAGCGACGGCGATGATCGCCACCAACCGCGCGGGCGATCCGATCGAGGCGATCGTTTCGACGGTCGGGCGGCCGATACCGATGGAGGAATGGCGCATCGTCGACGAACAGGGCAAGGATATGCCGCAGGGCGAGAGCGGGGAATTGCTGATCCGCGGCCCCAACGTCATGCAGGGCTATTTCGAGGATCCCGAGCAGACCGCCGCGACCATCGACGCGGATGGCTGGCTGCATACCGGCGATGTCGCGGCGATGGACGAGGAGGGGCGGCTGCGCATCCTCGACCGGATCAAGGACATCGTCATCGTCGGCGGCTTCAACGCCTATCCGGTCGAGATCGAGATCATGCTGGGCCAGCATCCCGCGATTGCCGAAGCTGCCGTGATCGGACTGCCCGACGAGCGAATGGGGGAGGTCACGGCTGCCTGCATCGTCCCGAAGCCGGGGCAGGCGCTGACGCTGGCGGAACTGACAGAATGGGCGCGTGAAAGAATGGCGAATTACAAGGTTCCGCGTCATCTGTTCGTGCTGGACGAGATGCCTCGGACGCCCTTGGGCAAAATACAGAAATTTGAACTGCGCAAGATGGCGGAGAGCCGACGCACCTGA
- a CDS encoding sulfatase, with product MSRSHGKLRRLAALIVGTAAVAMTSCSHPEAGPSPQRAATPAPAAGRMNVLFIIADDLRSGGAFGSAEVQTPHIDRLAAQGVRFQQAYSQFPLCGPSRASLLTGLRPNSVRVYDLSTSVRSNRPDVVTLPQYFRRNGYFSARVGKLFHQGVPGGIGRPIAADQHDDPASWDVAFNPAGHDKDAERQDLITNLTPALPLGVAISYHADKGSDDQQTDGMVATKAIELINANKDRAFFIAAGFYRPHVPEVAPGHYFDLYPSIAYKPETVKNREAVLPAARGAVYKYASAPAEALPDRQKREFVRSYYAATSFVDAQVGRILDALEKSGVADRTIVVFTSDHGFGLGEHGIWQKQNLWEQSTRVPLIISVPGARAKGRVSRRLVELIDLYPTLTDLAGLPAPTRVDGRSLRPLLATPNDPRWNFPALSQVRGGSSVRFANWRYTEWGRNGAEGVELYDVRQDPGEYRNIAALPQHRALIARLRAMLPGDPPPSSGTETAIGE from the coding sequence TTGTCCCGATCCCATGGCAAGCTCCGCCGTCTGGCTGCGCTGATTGTCGGCACCGCGGCTGTCGCGATGACATCGTGCAGCCATCCGGAAGCCGGGCCCTCGCCGCAGCGCGCCGCCACGCCCGCGCCCGCCGCAGGCCGCATGAATGTCCTTTTCATCATCGCGGACGACCTTCGCAGCGGGGGCGCCTTTGGCTCGGCGGAGGTGCAAACGCCCCATATTGATCGGCTTGCCGCGCAGGGCGTCCGTTTCCAGCAGGCCTATAGCCAGTTCCCCCTGTGCGGCCCGAGCCGCGCGTCGCTGCTTACCGGGCTGCGGCCCAATTCCGTGCGGGTCTATGACCTGTCGACATCGGTTCGCAGCAATCGGCCCGATGTCGTCACCCTCCCGCAATATTTCAGGCGCAACGGCTATTTCTCCGCCCGCGTCGGGAAGCTTTTTCACCAGGGCGTCCCCGGCGGCATAGGCAGGCCGATCGCGGCAGATCAGCATGACGATCCCGCTTCCTGGGATGTCGCGTTCAATCCGGCGGGGCATGACAAGGACGCTGAAAGACAGGACCTGATCACCAACCTGACCCCGGCGCTGCCCCTGGGCGTCGCGATTTCCTACCACGCCGACAAGGGGAGCGACGATCAGCAGACCGATGGCATGGTGGCGACGAAGGCCATCGAGCTGATCAACGCGAACAAGGACCGGGCCTTCTTCATCGCCGCGGGATTTTACCGGCCCCATGTGCCGGAGGTCGCGCCCGGTCACTATTTCGACCTCTATCCCAGCATCGCCTACAAGCCCGAGACCGTGAAAAATCGCGAGGCTGTTCTGCCCGCCGCGCGCGGGGCGGTCTACAAATATGCGAGCGCTCCGGCCGAAGCCCTGCCTGACCGGCAAAAGCGCGAATTCGTCCGCTCCTATTATGCGGCGACCAGCTTCGTCGACGCGCAGGTCGGCCGCATCCTAGACGCGCTGGAAAAGAGCGGGGTCGCGGACCGGACCATCGTGGTCTTCACCAGCGACCACGGCTTCGGTCTTGGCGAGCATGGCATCTGGCAGAAGCAGAATCTGTGGGAACAGTCGACCCGCGTGCCGCTGATCATTTCCGTGCCCGGCGCGCGGGCGAAAGGCCGTGTGTCGCGCCGGCTGGTCGAGCTGATCGACCTCTATCCGACCCTGACCGATCTGGCCGGCCTGCCCGCACCCACGCGCGTGGATGGCCGCAGTTTGCGCCCGCTGTTGGCGACGCCCAATGATCCGCGCTGGAATTTCCCCGCGCTCTCGCAGGTTCGGGGCGGCAGCAGCGTGCGATTTGCAAACTGGCGCTATACCGAATGGGGCCGGAACGGGGCTGAAGGCGTCGAACTCTATGACGTCAGGCAAGATCCGGGCGAATATCGCAATATCGCGGCACTGCCCCAACACCGCGCCCTGATCGCCCGCCTGCGCGCCATGTTGCCCGGCGATCCGCCTCCGTCGAGTGGAACCGAAACTGCCATCGGCGAGTGA
- a CDS encoding glycoside hydrolase family 2 TIM barrel-domain containing protein — translation MPAAARRLRSCCAALLLFPLGTVAQAQTLAAGDRQEARSILSLAEGWRFKLGEEALNADRPDFVDADWATVRVPHSWNRVGNYLTPDAGRINSPDNLNKTQGVGWYRLRFTPPASFRGKRAYLQFDAASRTAEIWLNGHRLGTHRGGFSRFRLDVTDALKPGQTNVLVVKADNSNPEADSATADVLPLRGDFFVYGGLYRPVSLVATAPVHLDMLDFGGSGVYATTRSIAADKAAVDVRIRLRNDESRPAPVQLVSRLIDAAGKIAAEQVQPLTVKGHAGLESVHKLSLVTPRLWQGTQDPYLYRLAVEVRSPSGAVLDRVEQPYGVRQFRMDPEKGFFLNGKPLKLHGVGYHQDREGKGWASAPEDVESDVKLLREMGVNTIRLAHYQHGQPIHELADRYGIILWDEIPFVSAWTWGKAMEADDRLRANARQQLQELIRQNYNHASVVTWGIANEVDFGNSQLSYVVNGVRTPTPDPVPLLRELDALAKAEDQSRPTVLATCCEGRPFPADVDVPFTAEGADLSGVNRYFGWYYGTTQDLGPNLDMLRRRRPAQPLAISEYGAGGATSVHTDHPLGGQVSIRGREQPEEYLSYFHEQSWATIAARPYLWSTWLWNGFNFATTMRREGDADDINTKGMISFDRRIRKDPYFFYKANWTDTPTVHINGRRYVDRRYQATDVRVYSNAPATELFVNGRSAGVLSDCGFKTCVWQVRLAPGSNQVVARGRFPTGEVEDSVRWQLQPESAATVRIDSGALIPASDSPRRFGSDAFFDGGTPRTVDKIPIIRGEAPRTAQVTGEDPGIARTYRAGTFRYAVPLDNGRYTVTLTFLEPDLPVGARLFDVIANGRTQLTGFDVHKAAGALLTSVKRRFPVTVTGGVLDLQFRARQGEALVSAVEIERR, via the coding sequence ATGCCAGCGGCGGCCAGACGCTTGCGAAGCTGTTGTGCAGCGCTCCTGCTTTTTCCGCTTGGGACAGTCGCTCAAGCGCAAACGCTTGCCGCAGGGGATCGACAGGAGGCGCGTTCCATCCTGTCGCTAGCGGAAGGTTGGCGCTTCAAATTGGGCGAAGAGGCCTTGAACGCCGATCGCCCTGATTTCGTGGACGCCGATTGGGCGACCGTTCGGGTGCCGCACAGCTGGAACCGGGTCGGCAACTATCTTACCCCCGACGCTGGCCGGATCAACAGCCCGGATAATCTAAACAAGACCCAGGGCGTGGGCTGGTATCGGCTCCGCTTCACGCCGCCCGCGTCGTTCCGGGGCAAGCGCGCCTATCTTCAGTTCGACGCGGCCAGCCGGACGGCCGAAATATGGCTCAACGGCCATCGGCTCGGCACGCATCGGGGCGGGTTCTCGCGGTTTCGCCTGGACGTCACCGACGCGCTGAAGCCCGGCCAGACCAATGTCCTCGTCGTCAAGGCCGACAACAGCAATCCGGAGGCAGACAGCGCGACCGCCGACGTTCTGCCGCTGCGGGGGGATTTCTTCGTCTATGGCGGCCTGTATCGGCCGGTAAGCCTGGTGGCGACCGCGCCGGTCCATCTCGACATGCTCGATTTCGGCGGGAGCGGCGTCTATGCCACGACCCGCTCGATCGCGGCCGACAAAGCGGCGGTTGACGTGCGCATCAGGCTGCGCAACGACGAAAGCCGCCCCGCCCCCGTCCAGCTGGTCAGCCGCCTGATCGACGCTGCGGGCAAGATCGCGGCAGAGCAGGTGCAGCCGCTTACCGTCAAGGGCCATGCGGGGCTGGAGTCGGTTCACAAGCTGAGCCTGGTGACGCCGCGCCTCTGGCAGGGCACGCAAGATCCTTATCTCTATCGCCTGGCCGTGGAGGTGCGATCACCTTCCGGCGCGGTGCTGGACCGGGTGGAGCAGCCCTACGGCGTGCGCCAGTTTCGGATGGACCCGGAGAAGGGCTTTTTCCTGAATGGCAAGCCGCTGAAGCTGCATGGGGTGGGATATCATCAGGATCGGGAAGGAAAGGGCTGGGCCTCCGCCCCCGAAGATGTCGAGTCCGATGTGAAGCTGCTGCGCGAGATGGGGGTGAACACCATCCGCCTTGCCCATTATCAGCATGGCCAGCCCATTCATGAACTGGCGGACCGCTATGGCATCATCCTTTGGGACGAAATTCCCTTTGTGTCAGCCTGGACATGGGGCAAGGCCATGGAGGCCGACGACAGGCTGCGCGCCAACGCGCGCCAGCAGTTGCAGGAACTGATCCGGCAGAATTACAACCACGCCTCCGTCGTGACATGGGGCATCGCCAATGAGGTCGATTTCGGCAATTCGCAGCTCAGCTATGTGGTGAATGGCGTCCGGACCCCGACGCCTGATCCCGTGCCGCTGCTGCGGGAACTGGACGCGCTCGCCAAGGCGGAGGACCAAAGCCGCCCAACCGTGCTCGCCACCTGCTGCGAAGGTCGGCCGTTCCCGGCGGACGTCGATGTGCCGTTCACGGCGGAGGGGGCCGACCTCAGCGGCGTGAATCGCTATTTCGGCTGGTATTACGGCACGACGCAGGATTTGGGTCCGAACCTCGACATGCTGCGTCGCCGCCGCCCCGCCCAGCCGCTCGCGATCTCCGAATATGGCGCGGGCGGCGCGACCAGCGTGCACACGGACCACCCGTTGGGGGGTCAGGTGAGCATCCGCGGCCGCGAGCAGCCCGAGGAATATCTGAGCTATTTTCATGAACAATCCTGGGCCACGATCGCGGCGCGTCCCTATCTCTGGTCGACCTGGCTCTGGAACGGCTTCAACTTTGCCACGACCATGCGCCGGGAGGGGGACGCCGACGACATCAATACGAAGGGCATGATCAGTTTTGACCGACGGATCAGGAAGGACCCCTATTTCTTCTACAAGGCCAACTGGACCGATACCCCGACCGTCCACATCAATGGTCGGCGCTATGTCGACCGACGGTACCAGGCGACGGACGTTCGGGTCTACAGCAACGCTCCGGCGACCGAACTGTTCGTCAACGGCCGGTCGGCGGGGGTGCTCAGCGATTGTGGCTTCAAAACCTGCGTCTGGCAGGTGCGGCTTGCGCCGGGGTCCAACCAGGTCGTGGCCCGGGGCCGCTTCCCGACAGGCGAAGTGGAGGACAGCGTGCGATGGCAGTTGCAGCCTGAAAGCGCCGCCACAGTCCGCATCGACAGCGGCGCGCTGATCCCCGCGAGCGACTCCCCGCGGCGGTTCGGTTCCGACGCCTTCTTTGACGGCGGGACGCCGCGCACGGTGGACAAGATCCCGATCATCCGGGGGGAAGCGCCGCGAACGGCGCAAGTGACCGGCGAGGATCCCGGCATCGCCCGAACCTATCGCGCGGGGACCTTCCGTTACGCCGTACCGCTCGACAATGGGCGCTACACTGTGACGCTCACCTTCCTCGAGCCTGACCTTCCCGTCGGCGCCCGCCTGTTCGACGTCATCGCCAACGGGCGGACACAGCTGACCGGGTTTGATGTCCACAAGGCGGCTGGCGCGCTCCTCACGTCCGTCAAGCGCCGCTTCCCCGTCACGGTGACCGGCGGCGTGCTGGACCTGCAGTTCAGGGCGCGTCAGGGAGAAGCGCTGGTTTCGGCCGTCGAGATCGAGCGCCGCTGA
- a CDS encoding SDR family NAD(P)-dependent oxidoreductase — protein MFDLTGRTILITGASSGIGAHIARRASAAGAAIALAARRKDRLVDIQREIEAAGGSACSVEMDVSDEQSVAAGFDAAQEALGPINSVLANAGMNYASSALGLPISEFDNILNVNLRGVFITAREGAKRMISAGAQEKGDGRILLVGSVGSRHVLDKLVAYNTSKAGVLMMGRALAKEWALKGINVNTICPGYLKTELNAEWLDGPAGQAMVNGFPRKRVMEAEDLVPMTLYLLSAGSRAVTGAAFDIDDGSFL, from the coding sequence ATGTTTGACCTTACCGGACGGACGATACTCATAACCGGCGCTTCGTCGGGAATCGGGGCGCATATTGCCCGCCGCGCCTCGGCCGCAGGCGCCGCCATCGCTCTTGCCGCGCGACGCAAGGACCGGCTTGTCGACATCCAGCGCGAGATCGAAGCTGCTGGCGGATCGGCCTGTTCGGTTGAAATGGACGTCTCGGACGAGCAATCGGTTGCGGCCGGTTTTGACGCTGCGCAGGAAGCGCTCGGGCCCATCAATTCAGTGCTCGCAAATGCGGGAATGAATTACGCCTCATCCGCCCTGGGCCTGCCGATCTCGGAATTTGACAACATACTGAACGTCAATCTTCGCGGTGTTTTCATTACCGCGCGCGAAGGCGCCAAGCGGATGATCAGCGCGGGCGCGCAGGAAAAGGGGGATGGCCGCATCTTGCTGGTGGGATCGGTCGGATCACGCCATGTGCTGGACAAGCTCGTCGCCTATAACACCAGCAAAGCGGGCGTGCTGATGATGGGCCGGGCGCTGGCGAAGGAATGGGCGCTCAAGGGGATCAACGTCAACACCATCTGCCCGGGCTATCTCAAGACCGAACTCAACGCCGAATGGCTCGACGGTCCTGCCGGACAAGCGATGGTCAACGGCTTCCCGCGCAAGCGCGTCATGGAGGCTGAGGATCTCGTGCCAATGACCCTTTATCTGCTGTCGGCAGGCTCGCGAGCGGTCACCGGTGCCGCCTTCGACATTGACGACGGCTCCTTCCTCTAA
- a CDS encoding epoxide hydrolase family protein, with protein MIVRPFTVAVSDAVLERIAARLADARIGYAPEGGGWQWGTDRDYLAEFIDYWRDRYDWRRAERNLNALPQYLASVEGVDIHFYHVRGKGGGNMPPILLTHGWPGSVVEFLDVMPKLAAAGFDVVVPSLPGYGWSGRPLGPLGPATVARMWRKLMTEVLGYDRFFAQGGDWGSIVACQLAIDHADVVSAIHLNFFMGPVPNGETDVELATYWRSVHAMMREESGYQHVQGTRPQSLGLALHDNPVGFASWLLEKFRRWGDTGGDMESRFSKDQLIANMMTYLATDNVISSFWLYYVTQHEPPSTARINVPTALAHFPGEFYPMPSRRLAEQKYNVARWSVMDSGGHFAAMEEPEAFARDVIVFFEEQA; from the coding sequence ATGATCGTTCGCCCCTTTACCGTCGCCGTTTCCGATGCCGTTCTGGAACGGATCGCCGCGCGTCTGGCTGACGCCCGTATTGGCTATGCGCCGGAGGGCGGCGGCTGGCAGTGGGGCACTGACCGCGACTATCTGGCAGAGTTCATCGACTATTGGCGTGATCGCTATGACTGGCGGCGGGCGGAGCGGAATTTGAATGCCCTGCCGCAATATCTGGCCTCGGTTGAGGGGGTGGACATCCATTTCTATCATGTGCGCGGAAAAGGCGGGGGCAACATGCCGCCGATCCTTCTGACGCATGGCTGGCCTGGGTCGGTGGTGGAATTTCTGGACGTCATGCCAAAGCTCGCGGCGGCCGGCTTTGATGTCGTGGTGCCTTCGCTGCCCGGCTATGGCTGGTCCGGTCGGCCGCTGGGTCCGCTCGGTCCGGCTACCGTGGCGCGGATGTGGCGCAAGCTGATGACGGAAGTGCTGGGTTACGACCGCTTCTTCGCGCAGGGGGGCGACTGGGGCAGCATTGTCGCATGTCAGCTCGCTATTGATCATGCTGATGTGGTTTCCGCAATCCACCTGAATTTCTTCATGGGACCCGTGCCCAATGGCGAGACGGATGTCGAACTGGCCACCTATTGGCGATCCGTCCATGCCATGATGCGGGAGGAATCGGGCTATCAGCATGTTCAGGGCACGCGGCCGCAATCGCTTGGCCTGGCCTTGCACGACAATCCGGTCGGCTTTGCCAGCTGGCTGCTGGAAAAGTTTCGTCGATGGGGCGATACCGGAGGCGACATGGAAAGCCGGTTCTCGAAGGACCAGCTGATCGCCAATATGATGACCTACCTGGCGACCGACAATGTCATTTCGTCCTTCTGGCTCTATTATGTTACTCAACATGAACCGCCGTCCACGGCGCGGATCAATGTGCCTACGGCTCTCGCGCACTTCCCCGGAGAATTTTATCCGATGCCGAGCAGGCGCCTTGCCGAACAGAAATATAATGTGGCGCGCTGGTCCGTCATGGACTCGGGCGGCCATTTCGCCGCGATGGAAGAGCCGGAAGCCTTCGCCCGCGATGTGATTGTATTTTTCGAGGAGCAAGCGTGA
- a CDS encoding enoyl-CoA hydratase-related protein: MTDILLRSEVAEGVLLLTMNRPDARNAISLELAEELSAALAEFKADSKWRAGVLTGAPPAFCAGLDLKSFSAPDAPRHKVTELITALPLLGKPLIAAVGGAAMTGGLELVLSCDFAIAGPQARFADTHARIGALSGSGMGSLLPRIVGARWARQMMLTCAPIGAETALRIGLVNELVEQEQLVPRGVELATMMAAHDPKLVALAKGVIDQGFRTTLEEAGEIERRTLAERKASGGMEWKK, encoded by the coding sequence GTGACTGATATCCTTCTACGCAGCGAGGTGGCCGAAGGCGTGCTGCTGCTGACCATGAACCGGCCCGATGCGCGCAACGCGATCAGCCTTGAACTGGCGGAAGAGCTGTCGGCTGCATTGGCAGAGTTCAAAGCCGACAGCAAATGGCGCGCAGGGGTGTTGACTGGTGCGCCACCTGCCTTTTGCGCTGGGCTGGACCTTAAATCTTTTTCCGCGCCTGATGCGCCCCGGCACAAGGTCACCGAACTGATCACCGCGCTCCCGCTGCTGGGCAAGCCGTTGATCGCCGCGGTCGGCGGCGCGGCCATGACCGGCGGGCTGGAACTGGTTCTGTCCTGCGACTTTGCGATTGCCGGACCGCAGGCCCGCTTCGCCGACACCCATGCCCGGATCGGCGCGCTTTCGGGAAGCGGCATGGGATCCCTGCTGCCGCGTATCGTGGGCGCGCGATGGGCGCGGCAGATGATGCTGACCTGCGCGCCGATCGGTGCGGAGACGGCCCTGCGGATCGGGCTGGTGAACGAACTGGTCGAGCAGGAGCAGCTTGTCCCGCGCGGCGTCGAACTGGCGACGATGATGGCGGCGCATGATCCGAAACTGGTCGCGCTTGCCAAGGGCGTGATTGATCAGGGCTTCCGCACGACGCTGGAGGAAGCAGGCGAGATAGAGCGTCGCACGCTGGCCGAGCGCAAGGCCAGCGGTGGGATGGAATGGAAGAAATAA